One Halarcobacter ebronensis genomic window carries:
- the rpmG gene encoding 50S ribosomal protein L33 — protein MGNGVSIKIGLKCEECGDINYTTYKNPKTYTEKMAIKKYCPRLKKHTIHKEVKLKSS, from the coding sequence ATGGGTAATGGTGTAAGCATAAAAATTGGACTAAAATGTGAGGAGTGTGGTGATATTAACTACACTACTTACAAAAATCCAAAAACATATACAGAAAAAATGGCAATAAAAAAATATTGTCCAAGATTAAAAAAACACACAATTCATAAAGAGGTTAAGTTAAAGTCTTCGTAA
- the gpmI gene encoding 2,3-bisphosphoglycerate-independent phosphoglycerate mutase, which produces MSKKAILIITDGIGFNKSENYNAFVNANTPTYDYLFKNVPYSLIHTYGKHVGLPDGQMGNSEVGHMTIGSGRVLYQDLVKINMAIENNTLKDNEIIKNTLLKSNNIHLIGLVSDGGVHSHIEHIIALAKIAKVNGKKVFIHAITDGRDVAPNCAKEYIEQLLNICDEDISLATISGRYYSMDRDNRWERVQKGYDAIAFAKPKTTKDVLTYIDDSYNNEIFDEFLVPTAFENYMGFNENDGVIFCNFRSDRMRELSNVVANAKFSEFKRFEKNLNIATMTQYDKNLPLPIIFPKETPKNTLAEVISEAGLSQLHTAETEKYAHVTFFFNGGVEEPVLNESRVLIPSPKVATYDLKPQMSAPEVCQEVLKGMDANIDFIVVNFANGDMVGHTGVYEAGIKAVEAVDEQLGLILEKAKQKEYALILTSDHGNCEMMKDEEGKTLTNHTVGDVFCFIMAENVKEVKEGSLNNIAPTVLKLMNLERPNEMDEALV; this is translated from the coding sequence ATGAGTAAAAAAGCAATATTAATTATAACAGATGGGATTGGATTTAATAAATCAGAAAATTATAATGCATTTGTAAATGCAAATACTCCAACCTACGATTATCTGTTTAAAAATGTACCTTATTCACTAATCCATACTTATGGAAAACATGTTGGACTTCCTGATGGACAAATGGGGAATAGTGAAGTAGGACATATGACTATAGGAAGTGGTAGAGTTCTGTATCAAGATTTAGTTAAGATAAATATGGCTATAGAAAACAACACTTTAAAAGATAATGAGATTATTAAAAATACACTCTTAAAATCAAACAATATTCACCTTATTGGACTTGTTAGTGATGGGGGAGTTCACTCTCATATAGAACATATAATTGCTTTAGCAAAAATAGCAAAAGTGAATGGAAAAAAAGTATTTATTCATGCCATCACTGATGGTAGAGATGTTGCACCAAACTGTGCAAAAGAGTATATTGAGCAACTTCTTAATATATGTGATGAAGATATTAGCCTAGCAACAATCTCTGGAAGATATTACTCTATGGATAGAGATAATAGATGGGAAAGAGTTCAAAAGGGTTATGATGCAATTGCCTTTGCAAAACCAAAAACTACTAAAGATGTATTAACATATATTGATGATTCATATAATAATGAGATATTTGATGAATTTTTAGTTCCAACTGCGTTTGAAAATTATATGGGATTTAATGAAAATGATGGAGTAATTTTCTGCAACTTTAGAAGTGATAGAATGAGAGAACTTTCAAATGTTGTAGCAAATGCTAAGTTTAGTGAATTTAAGAGATTTGAGAAAAATTTAAACATTGCTACAATGACACAATATGACAAAAATCTTCCTCTTCCTATAATTTTTCCAAAAGAAACTCCCAAAAATACTCTGGCAGAAGTCATTTCAGAGGCTGGTTTATCTCAACTTCATACTGCTGAAACTGAAAAATATGCCCATGTTACCTTCTTCTTTAATGGAGGAGTTGAAGAACCTGTTTTAAATGAAAGCAGAGTTTTAATTCCTTCGCCAAAAGTTGCAACCTATGATTTAAAACCCCAAATGAGTGCTCCTGAAGTTTGTCAAGAGGTTTTAAAAGGGATGGATGCAAATATTGATTTTATAGTTGTAAACTTTGCAAATGGGGATATGGTTGGTCATACTGGGGTTTATGAAGCAGGTATAAAAGCAGTTGAAGCAGTTGATGAACAACTTGGACTCATATTAGAAAAAGCTAAACAAAAAGAGTATGCTCTTATTTTAACAAGTGACCATGGAAATTGTGAAATGATGAAAGATGAAGAGGGGAAAACCCTTACAAATCATACAGTTGGAGATGTTTTTTGTTTCATAATGGCAGAAAATGTAAAAGAGGTTAAAGAGGGAAGTTTAAATAATATAGCTCCAACTGTTTTAAAACTAATGAATCTTGAAAGACCTAATGAGATGGATGAGGCTTTAGTTTAA
- a CDS encoding penicillin-binding protein 1A, producing MKKYIFTFLLALCIGVVGWLLVLYNDIRGDLDEVVNYNPPMTTQFFDKEGRLIANIFNKEHRLYVKYEDIPARVVEALVAIEDTNFFEHHGINPDAISRAMIKNVKAMGYVEGASTLTQQLIKSVSLTREKKLMRKIKEALLAIKLENVLTKEQILERYLNQVYFGHSYYGIRTAAQGYFRKDLFELNLKEIAILVGLPKAPSFYDPTRNLKFALTRANQVINRMHTLGWINEDEYNDAINDIPTVYNDTLTKNKAPYIVDFAIKILGKDIEDIKSGGYKINLTIDLDAQEIARNALKYGYDAIVDRDKKLQANPINNVIKKADEEVPVEEGYFVNTLNGALVSIENSTGKILALVGGVNYEESSFNRAIQSKRQPGSAVKPFLYQTALDLGYSPASQLIDIGRTYEYESEGEEKVWQPKNYGGKFKGIITLRESLIKSRNLATINLVTDVGINEMYKGLENFGIEDMPRDLSITLGSFSISPIDMSKAYSAFSNDGIQVTPYLINSVTNVKGETVSFEPETKYVDSPEQIYLMKTILKDVVLKGTGRRASVKGLELAGKTGTTNSNVDAWFCGFSPTIQTVVWYGKDDNTAMRRSEGGGSTAAPAFSYFYRKYLEIHPELDRKFEINTNVKSSFVNGQKEYYTEISPLPKVQMPTTSESSDGKIIEF from the coding sequence ATGAAAAAATATATATTCACTTTTTTATTGGCACTTTGTATAGGTGTTGTAGGATGGCTTTTAGTCTTGTATAATGATATTAGAGGCGATTTAGATGAAGTTGTAAACTACAATCCACCAATGACAACCCAATTCTTTGACAAAGAGGGAAGACTTATTGCGAACATATTTAATAAAGAGCATAGACTCTATGTAAAATATGAAGATATTCCTGCAAGAGTTGTAGAAGCACTTGTTGCAATTGAAGATACAAATTTCTTTGAACACCATGGAATAAATCCAGATGCAATTAGTAGAGCAATGATAAAAAATGTAAAAGCAATGGGTTATGTTGAAGGGGCTAGTACTCTAACTCAACAACTTATAAAAAGTGTCTCATTAACAAGAGAAAAGAAATTGATGAGAAAAATAAAAGAGGCTCTTTTAGCAATTAAATTAGAAAATGTTTTAACAAAAGAACAAATTTTGGAAAGATATCTAAATCAAGTATATTTTGGGCATAGCTATTATGGTATTAGAACAGCTGCGCAAGGTTATTTTAGAAAAGATCTTTTTGAATTAAATCTAAAAGAGATAGCTATTCTTGTGGGACTTCCAAAAGCACCAAGTTTTTATGATCCTACAAGAAATCTTAAATTTGCGCTAACAAGAGCTAATCAAGTAATCAATAGAATGCATACTTTAGGATGGATAAATGAGGATGAGTATAATGATGCTATAAATGATATTCCAACTGTTTACAATGATACTTTAACAAAAAACAAAGCTCCATATATAGTAGATTTTGCTATAAAGATTTTGGGGAAAGATATTGAAGATATTAAATCAGGTGGATATAAAATTAATCTTACAATTGATCTTGATGCACAAGAAATAGCAAGAAATGCTCTTAAATATGGTTATGATGCAATAGTTGATAGGGATAAAAAACTTCAAGCTAATCCAATAAATAATGTAATAAAAAAAGCAGATGAGGAAGTTCCAGTTGAAGAAGGATATTTCGTAAATACCTTAAATGGTGCACTTGTATCAATTGAGAATAGTACAGGGAAAATTTTAGCTTTAGTTGGTGGAGTAAATTATGAGGAATCCTCTTTTAATAGAGCTATTCAAAGTAAAAGACAACCAGGATCTGCTGTTAAACCATTTTTATATCAAACAGCACTTGATTTAGGTTATTCTCCTGCATCACAGTTAATAGATATTGGAAGAACCTACGAATATGAGTCTGAGGGAGAAGAGAAAGTTTGGCAACCTAAAAATTATGGTGGCAAATTTAAAGGGATTATTACCCTAAGAGAATCACTAATAAAATCAAGAAATCTAGCAACTATCAATCTTGTAACTGATGTTGGTATTAATGAGATGTATAAAGGCTTAGAGAATTTTGGAATTGAAGATATGCCTAGAGATTTATCAATTACTTTGGGATCTTTTTCTATCTCTCCAATTGATATGAGCAAAGCTTATAGTGCTTTCTCAAATGATGGTATTCAAGTAACTCCTTATTTGATAAATTCTGTTACTAATGTAAAGGGAGAGACTGTTAGTTTTGAACCTGAAACAAAATATGTTGATTCTCCTGAACAAATCTATCTTATGAAAACTATCTTAAAAGATGTGGTGTTAAAAGGAACAGGAAGAAGAGCAAGTGTAAAAGGTCTTGAACTTGCTGGTAAAACAGGGACAACAAATAGTAACGTTGACGCATGGTTTTGTGGTTTCTCTCCTACAATTCAAACTGTTGTATGGTATGGGAAAGATGATAACACAGCAATGAGAAGAAGTGAAGGTGGAGGTTCAACAGCCGCACCAGCTTTTTCATATTTTTATAGAAAATATTTAGAAATACATCCAGAATTGGATAGAAAATTTGAGATAAATACTAATGTTAAAAGCTCTTTTGTAAATGGTCAAAAGGAGTATTATACTGAAATCTCTCCACTTCCAAAAGTTCAAATGCCAACAACAAGTGAATCTTCAGATGGAAAAATTATCGAGTTCTAA
- the secE gene encoding preprotein translocase subunit SecE, with protein sequence MNKLKKYYKDAKEELLKVIFPIKEQIRSAYLSVFVVVTVISLFLALIDAIMSLSLSALIN encoded by the coding sequence GTGAACAAATTAAAAAAATATTATAAAGATGCTAAAGAAGAACTTTTAAAAGTAATTTTTCCTATTAAAGAACAAATTAGATCAGCTTATTTATCTGTATTTGTAGTTGTAACTGTAATTTCACTTTTCTTAGCATTAATTGATGCAATTATGTCTCTAAGCTTATCAGCATTAATAAACTAA
- the murD gene encoding UDP-N-acetylmuramoyl-L-alanine--D-glutamate ligase, with protein MIRVLGKGLTAQAIKDSLEDVVLYDDSDFDKYDLDSNEITIVSPGIPPYNKMVKSSKNIQSDYDLVYDEMPFSIWISGTNGKTTTTQMTQHLLECKGSVCGGNIGTPITKLDKDAPIWILETSSFTFYYTKRAKPNLYILLPITEDHITWHGSFEEYKQAKLKPLDMMVEGEIAIIPEEFKDYPTSAMKITYKNSDDLCSYFGIKKEKISFKEPFLLDALMALASKKIIFDEVDYERINSFKIDEHKVEEFFDKSSRLWIDDSKATNVDATINALVPYKDKKIYLILGGDDKGANLKPLFEYIKDLDVEVYAIGTNQERIFDFCMQNNIKILKCNILKNAVEEIAKTHDKNSVAILSPAAASLDQFSSYKQRGEEFKKFVFQLSLN; from the coding sequence ATGATTAGAGTTTTAGGTAAAGGCTTAACTGCCCAAGCTATAAAAGATAGTTTAGAAGATGTTGTTTTATATGATGACTCTGATTTTGACAAATATGATTTAGACTCAAATGAGATTACTATTGTAAGTCCTGGAATCCCACCATATAATAAAATGGTAAAATCTTCTAAAAATATCCAAAGTGATTATGACTTAGTCTATGATGAGATGCCTTTTTCTATCTGGATTAGTGGAACAAATGGAAAAACAACTACTACACAGATGACACAACATCTTTTGGAGTGCAAAGGTAGTGTTTGTGGTGGAAATATAGGTACACCAATAACAAAACTAGATAAAGATGCTCCAATATGGATATTAGAAACCTCTTCTTTTACCTTCTATTATACAAAAAGAGCAAAACCAAATCTCTATATATTGCTTCCAATTACAGAAGATCATATAACTTGGCATGGAAGTTTTGAAGAGTATAAACAAGCGAAACTCAAACCACTTGATATGATGGTTGAAGGTGAAATTGCAATAATTCCAGAAGAGTTTAAAGATTATCCAACAAGTGCAATGAAAATTACATATAAAAACAGTGATGATCTTTGTAGTTATTTTGGTATAAAAAAAGAAAAAATATCTTTCAAAGAACCATTTTTATTAGATGCTCTAATGGCTTTAGCTTCAAAAAAGATAATCTTTGATGAGGTCGATTATGAAAGAATAAATAGTTTTAAAATTGATGAACACAAAGTTGAAGAATTTTTTGATAAAAGTTCAAGATTGTGGATTGATGATAGTAAAGCTACAAATGTAGATGCGACTATTAATGCCCTTGTCCCATATAAAGATAAAAAGATTTATTTAATACTTGGAGGAGATGATAAGGGAGCAAATCTTAAACCACTTTTTGAGTATATAAAAGATTTAGATGTAGAAGTTTATGCTATTGGAACTAATCAAGAGAGAATTTTTGATTTTTGTATGCAAAATAATATAAAAATTTTAAAGTGTAATATCCTTAAAAATGCAGTTGAAGAGATAGCTAAAACACACGATAAAAACAGCGTTGCAATCCTTTCACCTGCAGCTGCTTCACTTGATCAATTTTCTTCTTACAAACAAAGAGGAGAAGAATTTAAAAAATTTGTTTTCCAATTAAGCTTAAATTAA
- a CDS encoding ATP-binding cassette domain-containing protein → MTNAVEIKKLTITTKEKKLVDISFKIEESTALIGQSGSGKSLTLKSILNLLPSNLELKLEVDSDFELSSKTIGFIPQNPFTSLSPMTKIKEQFFCQKERKEKLFDLVGLDKKLLDRFPSQLSGGQLQRVVIAIALSNEIKLLLLDEPTTALDENSKKVILELIYKLQKELNFLTLFVTHDINSIIDVCKNIVIIKDGELIEKGNTIEILKEPKSSYTKELINSTFNNKEFRK, encoded by the coding sequence ATGACAAATGCTGTAGAGATTAAAAAACTTACAATAACTACTAAAGAGAAAAAGTTAGTAGATATTAGTTTTAAAATAGAAGAGTCTACAGCACTGATTGGACAAAGTGGAAGTGGTAAATCTTTGACTCTAAAATCTATTTTAAATCTATTGCCTTCAAATTTAGAACTTAAACTTGAAGTTGATTCAGATTTTGAATTAAGTAGTAAAACAATAGGATTTATTCCACAAAATCCTTTTACTTCACTCTCTCCTATGACAAAAATCAAAGAGCAATTTTTTTGTCAAAAAGAGAGAAAAGAGAAACTTTTTGATTTAGTAGGTTTAGACAAAAAGCTTTTAGATAGATTTCCAAGTCAATTAAGTGGGGGACAACTTCAAAGGGTAGTTATTGCAATTGCTTTAAGTAATGAGATAAAACTTCTACTTTTGGATGAACCCACAACAGCATTGGATGAAAACTCTAAAAAGGTTATATTAGAGTTAATTTATAAATTACAAAAGGAGTTAAATTTTTTAACACTTTTTGTAACTCATGATATAAACTCAATTATAGATGTGTGCAAAAATATTGTTATTATAAAAGATGGAGAGCTAATTGAAAAAGGTAATACCATAGAGATTTTAAAAGAGCCTAAAAGTTCATACACAAAAGAGCTAATTAACTCAACTTTTAATAACAAAGAATTTAGGAAATAG
- the tuf gene encoding elongation factor Tu, whose product MAKEKFARTKPHVNIGTIGHVDHGKTTLTAAITMCLSLKTGAKAMDYDQIDNAPEERERGITIATSHVEYETEKRHYAHVDCPGHADYVKNMITGAAQMDGAILVIAATDGPMAQTREHILLSKQVGVPYIVVFLNKEDQLDDEDKEEMLELVEMEVRELLSEYDFPGDDTPIVAGSAFQALEEAKSGTAGEWSEKIYELMNQVDEYIPTPERDADQDFLMPVEDVFTIQGRGTVVTGRIEKGTIKLAQEIEIVGFKDTMKTTVTGIEMFRKEMDEGVAGDNAGILLRGIKKEDVQRGQVLVKPGSITPHTQFRAEVYILSKEEGGRHTPFFSGYRPQFYIRTTDVTGSITLPEGTEMVMPGDNVEMTVELVAPVALEKGTKFAIREGGRTVGAGVVAEVIK is encoded by the coding sequence ATGGCAAAAGAAAAATTCGCGCGAACAAAACCGCACGTAAATATTGGTACTATCGGTCACGTTGACCACGGTAAAACTACTTTAACAGCTGCAATTACTATGTGTTTATCACTTAAAACTGGTGCTAAAGCAATGGATTACGATCAAATTGATAACGCTCCAGAAGAGAGAGAAAGAGGGATTACAATCGCTACTTCTCACGTTGAGTATGAAACAGAAAAAAGACACTACGCACACGTGGATTGTCCAGGACACGCAGACTACGTTAAAAACATGATTACTGGTGCTGCACAAATGGATGGAGCTATCTTAGTTATTGCTGCTACAGATGGACCAATGGCTCAAACTAGAGAGCACATTCTATTATCTAAACAAGTAGGTGTTCCATACATCGTTGTTTTCTTAAATAAAGAAGATCAACTTGATGATGAAGATAAAGAAGAGATGTTAGAATTAGTTGAGATGGAAGTTAGAGAATTATTATCTGAGTATGATTTCCCAGGTGATGACACTCCAATCGTTGCTGGTTCTGCATTCCAAGCTTTAGAAGAAGCTAAATCTGGTACTGCTGGTGAGTGGTCAGAAAAAATTTATGAATTAATGAATCAAGTTGATGAATATATTCCAACTCCAGAAAGAGATGCTGACCAAGATTTCTTAATGCCTGTAGAAGACGTATTTACTATCCAAGGTAGAGGTACTGTTGTTACTGGTAGAATTGAAAAAGGTACAATTAAACTTGCTCAAGAGATCGAAATTGTTGGATTCAAAGATACAATGAAAACTACAGTTACTGGTATTGAGATGTTTAGAAAAGAGATGGATGAAGGTGTTGCTGGTGATAACGCTGGTATTCTTTTAAGAGGTATCAAAAAAGAGGATGTTCAAAGAGGACAAGTTCTTGTTAAGCCAGGATCAATCACTCCACATACACAATTTAGAGCTGAAGTTTATATCCTTTCTAAAGAAGAGGGTGGAAGACATACTCCATTCTTCTCAGGTTATAGACCACAATTCTATATCAGAACTACTGACGTTACTGGATCAATTACTTTACCAGAAGGTACAGAAATGGTTATGCCAGGTGATAACGTTGAAATGACAGTTGAATTAGTTGCTCCAGTTGCTCTAGAAAAAGGTACTAAATTTGCTATTAGAGAAGGTGGTAGAACTGTAGGTGCTGGAGTTGTTGCTGAAGTTATCAAGTAA
- the nusG gene encoding transcription termination/antitermination protein NusG: MAQQWYAIQTHSGSELTVKRALLRLSDEMGDDRIAEVLVPTEDLIEVKKGNKTIVERPLYPAYVFAKIDLDTALWHRIQSMPKVGRFIGESKKPTPLSKKDIDSIIDKVQNRAAAKPKISFDEGEMVRINEGPFANFNGVVEDFDMASGLLKLNVSIFGRNTPVEINYTQVERVI; this comes from the coding sequence ATGGCACAACAATGGTACGCGATACAAACACACTCTGGAAGTGAATTAACTGTAAAAAGAGCTCTATTAAGATTATCTGATGAAATGGGTGATGATAGAATTGCTGAAGTATTAGTTCCAACAGAGGATTTAATCGAAGTAAAAAAAGGTAATAAAACTATTGTTGAGAGACCTTTATATCCAGCATATGTTTTTGCTAAAATAGATTTAGATACTGCCCTTTGGCATAGAATTCAATCAATGCCAAAAGTTGGAAGATTTATTGGTGAATCAAAAAAACCAACTCCATTATCTAAAAAAGATATTGATTCTATTATTGACAAAGTTCAAAATAGAGCAGCAGCTAAACCAAAAATTTCATTCGATGAAGGTGAAATGGTTAGAATCAATGAGGGTCCATTTGCAAACTTTAACGGTGTGGTTGAAGATTTTGATATGGCTTCAGGATTATTAAAATTAAATGTTTCAATTTTTGGAAGAAATACTCCTGTTGAAATAAATTATACTCAAGTAGAAAGAGTAATATAA
- the mraY gene encoding phospho-N-acetylmuramoyl-pentapeptide-transferase produces MFYWFYRHLDINIFQYISVRAGIAFFISFSLTMYLLPKFVKWAKSKKASQPIYEYAPNSHQEKVGTPTMGGVVFIFSSLIATLLTAKLNNFYVVGALLTLGTFSLIGFKDDISKIIKNSNSAGLSPRGKLILQFLFATIIAVVLVVYHHTTTLYTPFYKYPLFDMSFFAVIFWALVMVSASNAVNLTDGLDGLATVPSIMAFVTLSGLVYVTGHSVFSSYLFIPSIQLSGELAIVGTSLIGALIAFLWYNCHPAQVFMGDSGSLPLGAFMGYMAIVAKSEILLILIGLVFVIETVSVILQVGSYKLRKKRIFLMAPIHHHFEEKGWKENKIIVRFWIISFMANLVALLSLKIR; encoded by the coding sequence TTGTTTTACTGGTTTTATAGACACTTAGATATAAATATATTTCAATATATTTCAGTTCGTGCAGGAATTGCATTTTTCATCTCTTTTTCATTAACAATGTATCTACTTCCAAAGTTTGTAAAATGGGCAAAATCAAAAAAGGCTTCTCAGCCTATTTATGAATATGCACCAAATTCTCACCAAGAAAAAGTAGGAACTCCAACAATGGGAGGAGTCGTTTTTATTTTTTCAAGTCTAATTGCAACACTTCTTACAGCAAAATTAAATAACTTTTATGTTGTTGGAGCTTTATTGACTTTAGGAACTTTTTCTCTTATAGGTTTTAAAGATGATATTTCAAAAATTATAAAAAATAGTAACTCTGCTGGTTTGTCTCCAAGGGGCAAATTGATTTTACAATTTCTTTTTGCAACTATTATTGCAGTTGTTTTAGTTGTTTATCATCATACTACAACACTATATACGCCATTTTATAAATATCCGCTTTTTGATATGAGTTTTTTTGCAGTTATATTTTGGGCTCTTGTAATGGTCTCTGCTTCAAATGCAGTAAATTTAACTGATGGTTTAGATGGACTTGCTACAGTGCCTTCAATTATGGCATTTGTAACTCTTTCTGGACTTGTGTATGTTACAGGTCACTCAGTATTTTCATCTTATTTATTTATTCCAAGTATCCAATTATCAGGTGAGTTGGCAATTGTTGGAACTTCATTAATTGGTGCACTTATTGCCTTTTTATGGTACAACTGTCATCCTGCCCAAGTATTTATGGGAGATAGTGGTTCTCTGCCTTTAGGTGCTTTTATGGGCTATATGGCAATTGTTGCTAAATCTGAGATTCTGCTTATCTTAATTGGACTTGTTTTTGTAATAGAGACAGTCTCAGTTATACTCCAAGTTGGTTCTTATAAGTTAAGAAAAAAGAGAATTTTTTTAATGGCACCAATTCATCACCACTTTGAAGAGAAAGGCTGGAAAGAGAATAAGATTATAGTTAGATTCTGGATAATCTCTTTTATGGCAAATTTAGTTGCTCTTCTATCATTAAAAATCAGATAA
- the glnA gene encoding type I glutamate--ammonia ligase, whose protein sequence is MGKFVNNSQEFFKFCEENEVKFVDLRFSDMKGAWHHLTYMLSAVNEDNLANGMPFDGSSIDAWQPINKSDMLLKPDVETAFLDPFTADSTVILFCDVYDIYKGQMYEKCPRSIAKKALSHLAESGLGDVAYFGPENEFFIFDDVKIVDEINESYYKVDSEEGCWSDSTDYEVGNMGHRPRTKGGYFPVQPIDSMVDLRAEMMQVLEQVGLEVTLGHHEVAQAQGEIGVKFGTLVEAADNVQKYKYVCKMVAHLNGKSCTFMPKPLFGDNGNGMHVHQSIWKNGKNLFYSQGEYGNLSETARHYIGGVFKHARAVASFTNAATNSYKRLIPGFEAPSILTYSSQNRSASCRIPYGAGEAATRVEMRFPDSTACPYLAFAAMLMAGLDGIKNKFEPVGPMDDDLFELSLDEIRERNIPQMPHTLRGSLEALIRDNEFLKPVFSQEMIDTYQHYKFESQVWPYEARPTAFEFKSTYSC, encoded by the coding sequence ATGGGAAAATTCGTAAATAATTCTCAAGAGTTTTTTAAATTTTGTGAGGAAAATGAAGTAAAATTCGTTGACCTTAGATTTTCAGATATGAAAGGTGCATGGCATCACCTAACTTATATGTTAAGTGCTGTAAATGAAGATAACTTAGCAAATGGTATGCCATTTGATGGTTCTTCGATTGATGCATGGCAACCAATTAACAAATCAGATATGCTTTTAAAACCAGATGTTGAAACTGCATTTTTAGATCCGTTTACTGCTGATTCTACAGTTATTCTATTTTGTGATGTTTATGATATTTATAAAGGTCAAATGTATGAAAAATGTCCAAGATCTATTGCTAAAAAAGCATTATCACACCTTGCTGAATCTGGATTAGGAGATGTAGCATACTTTGGACCAGAAAATGAATTCTTTATTTTTGATGATGTAAAAATTGTTGATGAGATTAATGAGTCATACTATAAAGTAGATTCAGAAGAGGGATGTTGGTCAGATTCTACTGATTATGAAGTAGGAAACATGGGACACAGACCAAGAACAAAAGGTGGATATTTCCCAGTTCAACCAATTGACTCAATGGTTGATTTAAGAGCTGAAATGATGCAAGTATTAGAGCAAGTTGGTCTTGAAGTTACTTTAGGACACCATGAAGTTGCTCAAGCTCAAGGTGAAATCGGAGTAAAATTCGGAACACTTGTTGAAGCTGCTGATAATGTTCAAAAATACAAATATGTTTGTAAAATGGTTGCACACTTAAATGGTAAATCTTGTACATTTATGCCAAAACCACTATTTGGTGATAATGGAAATGGTATGCACGTACACCAATCAATCTGGAAAAATGGTAAAAACTTATTCTATTCACAAGGTGAATATGGTAATTTAAGTGAAACTGCAAGACACTACATTGGTGGTGTATTCAAACACGCTAGAGCTGTAGCATCATTTACTAATGCAGCAACTAACTCTTATAAAAGATTAATCCCAGGTTTTGAAGCTCCTTCAATTTTAACTTATTCTTCTCAAAACAGATCTGCTTCTTGTAGAATTCCTTATGGAGCTGGAGAAGCTGCAACAAGAGTTGAAATGAGATTCCCAGATTCAACTGCTTGCCCATACTTAGCATTCGCTGCAATGTTAATGGCTGGACTTGATGGTATTAAAAATAAATTTGAACCAGTTGGACCAATGGATGACGACTTATTTGAATTATCTTTAGATGAGATTAGAGAGAGAAATATTCCTCAAATGCCTCATACATTAAGAGGTTCATTAGAGGCTCTAATTAGAGACAATGAGTTCTTAAAACCAGTATTCTCTCAAGAGATGATTGATACTTATCAACACTATAAATTTGAAAGTCAAGTTTGGCCTTACGAAGCAAGACCAACTGCATTTGAATTTAAATCAACTTACTCTTGCTAG